GGAAAAGCTGCATTAACTTTAGGAGCAGGTCGCATTACAAAAGATAGCGTTATTGACTTGGATGTTGGTATTGTCTTAAATAAGAAACGAGGGGAATATGTAAACGTAAATGAATCGATTGCTGCCATTCACTCTAATGACTATGAATTAATATCAGAAGCAGAAAAATGGATAAGACATGCTTATCATTTCAAGCAAGAGAAACCTGAAGAAGTAGAAATGATACAAAAGATTATTAAATAGTTTTACGAAAGGATGTTAGTATGAAGCTCATCACCAGCCATCAAAATCTGGATTTTGATGGACTTGCTAGTATGGTTGCTTGTTCTAAGCTACATCCAGATGCGGTGATGGCTTTTTCTGGTAATTTAGAACAAGAAGTTAAACGATTTTATACTTTTTACAAGAATGTATTATCTATACGATTTTCTAATAAAATTAAGATAGAACATATAACTAATCTTATCATTGTTGATATTCATACTTCAGATCGTATAGGAAAGTTCAAGGGAATTGTAGATAAAATACCTGTGACTATTTATGATCATCATTTTCCAAATGACAGAGCAATACCAGGTGCTTGTCTTCATATGCACAAATATGGTGCTTGTATTACTATTTTAATTGAAGAATTAATGAAAAAAGATATTGAAATCAACCCTTTTGAGGCAACACTTTTTGCACTGGGTATTTATGCAGATACCAATTGCCTTACTTTCTCTAATACTACAAGTCAAGATGCTAAGGCTTTATCTTTTTTATTAGAAAAAGAAGCTAATTTAGAAATTATTAATGATTATATACAAGATACTTGGAGCCCAGAACATGAAGAAGTGTTTACTATGTTGCTTCATAACTCTGAGACAATGGAAATAAATCACTTTAGAGTAGCTATTGCGACTTACACAAGTCAAAAATTTGTTAATGAAGTAGGAATTATAGCAAACAAAGTCTTAGATGTTCTCAGAGCTGATGCTGTTTTTTTAATTGTCCGAATGGAAGAACGTTGTTATCTAATAGGCAGAAGTGTGGAAGATAATATCAATATACCTTTTACACTGCAGAAATTTAAGGGAGCTGGTCATCCGAGAGCGGCATCAGCAACAGTGCGTGATGGTAATCCAGAACAATTAAAGACTGAATTATTAAAAGAGTTACCTAAGCGAATTGCCCCTCAGGTTGTTGCAAAAGAAATAATGAGCTGGCCAGTAAAATCTCTTGATGAAAATGTATCTATTGATGAAGCAAATCGCATTATGCTAAGATATGGTCATACTGGAATGCCTGTTATTGATGAAAATAAAAAAATATCTGGCATTATATCGCGTACAGATATCGAAAAAGCTATGAATCACGGGCTGTCCCATGCGCCTATTAAAGCATTCATGAGCCATGATGTTGTAACAATTAAACCCTCTACCTCATTAAATGAAATTAACGAGCTGTTAGTAACTCATAATATAGGAAGATTACCTGTTGTTGAGAATAATCGCTTAACAGGTATTGTTACTAGAACAGACTTACTAAAATATCTACATGGTACTAATAGTTCTTACTGGTACCAACAGCTTTTTAGTGATAATGACGAACGAATATATCAATCCTCAGAATCAATTGATCGTCTTCCTTCTAAAATAAAAAACTTATTATTACTAGCAGGTCAAGTTGGTGATGAGTTAGATCAAAAGGTTTATATTGTAGGTGGTTTTGTAAGGGATTTGCTTTTAAAAACAGATAACTGGGATTTGGATTTTGTTACAGAAGGAGATGGCATTGAGTTTGCTAGACAGTTAAGTCAAAGAGTAGGTGGTAAGTTAACCATACATGAAAAGTTTGGAACAGCTGTAATTAAACTTCCTCAATTTATCTCTATTGATGTCGTTACGGCACGTAGAGAATATTATGAGTACCCAGCAGCCCTACCAAAAGTTGAGCGAAGCAATATATGGAGTGATTTGTTTCGGCGTGACTTTACTATTAACTGTATGGCTATTGCACTTAACCAAGATAATTTTGGTGAATTGATAGATTATTTTAATGGTATGAAAGACTTGCAAAATAAACAAATTAGAGTTCTTTATAATTTAAGTTTTATAGAAGATCCGACCAGAATTTTTAGAGCTATTCGTTTTGCAGCTAGATTTGGTTTTACTATTGAAAAATCAACAAGTCAATATATTGAACAAGCGGTCAATGCAAATATGCTAGAAAAGTTGAGTAATGATCGAATTCGCGAAGAAATCATTCATATTATTCGAGAACAAGATGTTCTAGATCAAAGCTTACAAATGCTGAATTTATTTAAAATATTCAAATCCTTAGATGCATCCTTTATTATTAGCAGTATGGTGATTCAAAAAGTAAAGAATGTCCGTTTTTCTTTGGAAGGTTTTCGACAATTGTCGAGTAAACCATTTAACCAGACTGTAGTAATGATGATGCAGTTAATATCAGAAGTAGAGACAGATAACATATCGAGAGTTCTAAAAAAACTAATAGCAAATGAAACACTAATTAATTCTATTACTCAATCGATGGCTAAGAGAAAAAATGTATATGAAATTTTGAGTCAAGAAGAAGTTGATCGATATACAATCTATACAACATTAAAGCCTCATTCAGATGAAGCGCTTATCTTTTTCTATAATGACTCAGAAAATCCTTATATTAGGCACTATATCGCTTTTTACAAACTAAAACTATCTTCTATTCATATAAAGATCACTGGCAAAGACCTTCAAGAAATGGGGATAAAGCCTGGTCCTATTTATAAAATTATTATGGATAGTGTATTAAAAGCAAAAGTGTTGGGGACAATATATGATCGTAACGGTGAACTTGAATTTGCCAAACAAAAATATCAACGATTAAAAGGAGAAAGCTGATGTTTAATTTAGATCCAACAAGAATTATGATGATATTACCTGGTATTTTAATCGGTCTAACCATCCATGAGTTTTCTCATGGATATACAGCCTATTTACTGGGAGACGATACGGCGCGAAACCAAGGACGGTTAACATTAAACCCTGTTGCTCATATTGACCCTGTTGGTTTTTTTATGCTAATATTTGCTGGGTTTGGTTGGGCGAAACCAGTACCGATAAATCCTTATTATTTTACAGACCGCAGAAAAGGTACATTTTTAGTATCCATTGCAGGTCCAGTCTCAAATATTATTATGGCATTTCTATTGACAACTCTGTTAGGAATCTTGATGCGCACCGTTGGTACAAGCTTTGCAGTGCAACGTATTATCCTATCAGCCGTTTCTATTAACTTGGTCCTAGCCGTTTTTAATCTCTTTCCAATACCTCCATTAGATGGATCTAAAATAGTCATGTCACTATTCCCATCAAGATTTGAAGAAACATTTTACCAAATTGAGCAATATTCTGTGATTATCTTAGTGATACTTCTCGTTTTTGGAGTGATTCGAAATATTTTATTTCCTATCGTAGATGTGCTTTACAATATATTGCTTCTATATTTAAGTATGATTGTTTTCTAGTTAAAGATAATTATTAAAGAAGGTGAATACCATATGTCATATCACTTGAAACTGAAAGCTTTTGAAGGACCACTCGACTTATTATATCACCTCATCCAATTAAATGAGATAGATATCTATGATATTCCAATACATGAGATAACAGACCAGTATATGGATTATCTACAAACAATACAATCATTAGATTTGGAAATAGCTAGTGAGTTTTTGTTGATGGCAGCGACTTTGCTCGAAATTAAATCACGTATGCTTCTTCCAAAAGAAGAAAAAAATGATGAAGATACAACAGATGAAAACGACCCTAGAGAGGAACTCGTAAATAAACTTTTAGAATATCAGATGTATAAAGCTGCAGCTGCTGACCTGAAGCACAGAGAAGAACAAGTTCCTAACACTTACTTTAAAAGCCAGGAAGACTTATCTAAATATTTAATGGATAGTGGTGATGATGGACTGCTTGATGATTCTATTGATATTAATGGTCTGAAAGAAATATTTGAAAAAGTTTTATTAACTTCTATCAGGCGAAAGTCATCTATACAAACATCAAAACCTATATATCTTGCTAATGAAACCTATAAGGTTTCCCAGCAAATGTTAAAAATCAAGAAGGCATTGCGTTCTTCCAATAAAACTTTGTCCTTCACTGATTTTTTTATTAGTTTATCTTGTAAAGAAGAAGTAGTAGTAACCTTTTTAGCTTTGTTAGAAATGATTCAAAAAGGTTTAGTAACAGTGAACAGTATTGACGATAGCATTAATGATAGGATTGATTCGGAAATAAAGGAAGTGTCGTAAAATGAGTGTTGAGAAGAAAAAAGCGGTGATTGAAGCATTGCTATTTGCATGGGGAGAGGAAATATCTGTAAAAGAAATATCAAAAGCTACTGGTTATTCCTATCATGAAGTTAGATTACTCTTAACGCAAATGGAAGAAGATTACAAATTCTATCATCGTGGTATTATCCTTTTACGGATGGGAGACTATTATCAGCTTTCAACAAACCCTGCTTACTCACAATATATAGAAAAATTGATTTCTCCACAAAAATGCAAATCAATATCACAAGCTGTTCTAGAAACCCTGGCCATCATCGCATATAAGCAACCTATCACAAGGTCGTTAGTGGATAGTATAAGAGGTGTAAAATCGGATCATGCTATTAGAACTTTGCTTGATAAAGATTTAATTGAAATAAAAGGACGCTTAGATAAAATAGGAAAACCAATCCTCTATGGTACAACACATACTTTCTTGAAATCTTTTGGATTAACGACACTTGACGAATTACCGAATATAGAAGTTTTTACACCCTCAGAAAATGATGATCATCTTGACATATAACTGAGAACATACTATTCTTAAAATGTATATTTAGGGAATAGTATGT
This genomic interval from Tindallia magadiensis contains the following:
- the scpB gene encoding SMC-Scp complex subunit ScpB; the protein is MSVEKKKAVIEALLFAWGEEISVKEISKATGYSYHEVRLLLTQMEEDYKFYHRGIILLRMGDYYQLSTNPAYSQYIEKLISPQKCKSISQAVLETLAIIAYKQPITRSLVDSIRGVKSDHAIRTLLDKDLIEIKGRLDKIGKPILYGTTHTFLKSFGLTTLDELPNIEVFTPSENDDHLDI
- a CDS encoding CBS domain-containing protein is translated as MKLITSHQNLDFDGLASMVACSKLHPDAVMAFSGNLEQEVKRFYTFYKNVLSIRFSNKIKIEHITNLIIVDIHTSDRIGKFKGIVDKIPVTIYDHHFPNDRAIPGACLHMHKYGACITILIEELMKKDIEINPFEATLFALGIYADTNCLTFSNTTSQDAKALSFLLEKEANLEIINDYIQDTWSPEHEEVFTMLLHNSETMEINHFRVAIATYTSQKFVNEVGIIANKVLDVLRADAVFLIVRMEERCYLIGRSVEDNINIPFTLQKFKGAGHPRAASATVRDGNPEQLKTELLKELPKRIAPQVVAKEIMSWPVKSLDENVSIDEANRIMLRYGHTGMPVIDENKKISGIISRTDIEKAMNHGLSHAPIKAFMSHDVVTIKPSTSLNEINELLVTHNIGRLPVVENNRLTGIVTRTDLLKYLHGTNSSYWYQQLFSDNDERIYQSSESIDRLPSKIKNLLLLAGQVGDELDQKVYIVGGFVRDLLLKTDNWDLDFVTEGDGIEFARQLSQRVGGKLTIHEKFGTAVIKLPQFISIDVVTARREYYEYPAALPKVERSNIWSDLFRRDFTINCMAIALNQDNFGELIDYFNGMKDLQNKQIRVLYNLSFIEDPTRIFRAIRFAARFGFTIEKSTSQYIEQAVNANMLEKLSNDRIREEIIHIIREQDVLDQSLQMLNLFKIFKSLDASFIISSMVIQKVKNVRFSLEGFRQLSSKPFNQTVVMMMQLISEVETDNISRVLKKLIANETLINSITQSMAKRKNVYEILSQEEVDRYTIYTTLKPHSDEALIFFYNDSENPYIRHYIAFYKLKLSSIHIKITGKDLQEMGIKPGPIYKIIMDSVLKAKVLGTIYDRNGELEFAKQKYQRLKGES
- a CDS encoding site-2 protease family protein, which gives rise to MFNLDPTRIMMILPGILIGLTIHEFSHGYTAYLLGDDTARNQGRLTLNPVAHIDPVGFFMLIFAGFGWAKPVPINPYYFTDRRKGTFLVSIAGPVSNIIMAFLLTTLLGILMRTVGTSFAVQRIILSAVSINLVLAVFNLFPIPPLDGSKIVMSLFPSRFEETFYQIEQYSVIILVILLVFGVIRNILFPIVDVLYNILLLYLSMIVF
- a CDS encoding segregation and condensation protein A → MSYHLKLKAFEGPLDLLYHLIQLNEIDIYDIPIHEITDQYMDYLQTIQSLDLEIASEFLLMAATLLEIKSRMLLPKEEKNDEDTTDENDPREELVNKLLEYQMYKAAAADLKHREEQVPNTYFKSQEDLSKYLMDSGDDGLLDDSIDINGLKEIFEKVLLTSIRRKSSIQTSKPIYLANETYKVSQQMLKIKKALRSSNKTLSFTDFFISLSCKEEVVVTFLALLEMIQKGLVTVNSIDDSINDRIDSEIKEVS